A window of Hevea brasiliensis isolate MT/VB/25A 57/8 chromosome 14, ASM3005281v1, whole genome shotgun sequence contains these coding sequences:
- the LOC131173310 gene encoding B3 domain-containing protein At2g32645-like, translated as MIKHDDRLAAYVPKKSRGPGQLVDKKPHSHSSLFLHVKSSGSMNENKKRVSGKRCFQSGNSNEDEQKKKKLLKRPRPDRINFANFSLKTPTDMPEEWWHKIQAKGGIDVKLVIMKQMFATDLNTHHDRFSIPFKQIRDFNFLTEDEKRKLKELKEKIPVTLMEPCGSESEMWLRQWNLKSSSTYVLTSSWKKVLERNHQGSSGKFKQNDIVQLWSFRHNGDLWLALFKVEEQ; from the coding sequence ATGATCAAACACGATGACCGACTTGCTGCATATGTGCCCAAGAAAAGCAGGGGCCCCGGACAACTCGTAGACAAGAAACCTCATTCTCATTCATCTTTATTTCTTCATGTGAAGTCTTCTGGGAGCATGAACGAGAACAAGAAAAGGGTTAGTGGCAAGCGATGTTTTCAAAGTGGTAACAGTAATGAAGATGAacagaagaaaaagaaattgcTGAAGAGACCAAGGCCTGACAGAATCAATTTTGCAAATTTTAGTTTGAAGACACCTACTGACATGCCTGAGGAATGGTGGCATAAAATTCAAGCAAAAGGAGGCATTGATGTGAAGTTGGTAATAATGAAACAGATGTTTGCCACTGATTTGAATACTCACCACGATCGTTTCTCAATCCCCTTTAAGCAGATAAGAGATTTCAATTTTCTTACAGAGGATGAGAAGAGAAAGTTAAAGGAGCTCAAGGAGAAAATACCAGTTACACTCATGGAACCTTGTGGTTCTGAGTCTGAGATGTGGCTAAGGCAATGGAATTTGAAAAGTAGCAGTACCTATGTGTTGACATCTAGTTGGAAGAAAGTATTGGAAAGGAATCATCAGGGATCATCAGGGAAGTTCAAACAAAATGACATAGTGCAGCTGTGGTCTTTTAGGCACAATGGAGATCTCTGGTTGGCACTGTTTAAGGTTGAGGAGCAGTAG